A genomic stretch from Verrucomicrobiota bacterium includes:
- the truB gene encoding tRNA pseudouridine(55) synthase TruB, translated as MIDGAILVDKPQGWTSHDVVAKIRNFFRLEKVGHCGTLDPMATGLLVIVVGKGTKLSNSLMCGDKRYSGEMTLGVTTDSYDAEGEILETRTVGDINETQVKEIFLSMKGDQYQLPPMVSAKKIGGKPLYKLARKGITVEREPRLIHIYDFNFLTFELPRIGFDLKATKGTYVRTITHDIGEKLGCGAHLSMLRRTESGDFKVQDAIALDDLLKLSIQDFEKRVIPVYRIKV; from the coding sequence ATGATAGATGGCGCAATATTGGTAGATAAACCGCAAGGATGGACATCACATGATGTAGTCGCGAAGATCCGTAATTTTTTCCGTCTGGAAAAGGTCGGTCATTGTGGAACTCTTGATCCGATGGCTACAGGCCTTTTGGTCATTGTCGTGGGTAAAGGGACAAAGTTGTCTAACTCCTTAATGTGCGGGGACAAACGGTATAGTGGTGAAATGACACTGGGGGTAACGACAGACAGTTATGATGCAGAGGGGGAGATTTTAGAGACCCGTACGGTAGGTGATATCAATGAAACACAGGTTAAGGAGATTTTCTTATCCATGAAAGGGGATCAATATCAATTGCCCCCTATGGTGTCAGCAAAGAAAATCGGCGGTAAACCCCTTTATAAGCTTGCACGAAAAGGAATTACGGTTGAAAGGGAGCCCCGCCTTATTCATATTTACGACTTTAACTTCCTCACCTTTGAGTTGCCCCGTATTGGGTTTGATTTGAAAGCGACAAAAGGGACTTATGTCAGGACAATCACACATGATATAGGCGAGAAACTCGGCTGCGGAGCGCATTTGAGTATGCTCAGGAGAACAGAAAGTGGCGATTTTAAGGTGCAGGACGCCATTGCCTTGGATGACTTACTCAAATTATCAATTCAAGATTTTGAAAAACGCGTAATTCCTGTTTATCGTATAAAAGTTTAA
- a CDS encoding bifunctional riboflavin kinase/FAD synthetase: MKILTQIDSLKEIRYPLSFAVGYFDGVHLGHQAVIHESVLRAQTSLGKSVVLTFHPHPAKILRPQECPLLLTSLDHKLDLIKDLEVDYFLMIDFTAQFARTPPEEFIRTLFHSCQKLHSISMGHQWAFGHQRKGNIELIRRLGVELGFDVNEVPSVNVQNEVVSSTAIRKYLKEGDLFTVSRYLGRPYSILGEVIEGEKLGRKLGFPTANLHISVELLPPNGVYVCWARVSDKILPAVMNIGMRPTVSEGTLVPLVEVHILDFSENIYGTKIEVIFKKFLRFEKKFNSMDELKKQIVCDVNEARNFLRLETT, from the coding sequence ATGAAAATCCTGACCCAGATTGATTCGCTCAAGGAAATACGATATCCACTCTCCTTTGCCGTCGGATACTTTGATGGGGTTCATCTTGGCCATCAAGCGGTTATTCATGAGTCTGTATTACGGGCTCAGACGTCCTTAGGTAAAAGTGTTGTTTTGACTTTCCACCCTCATCCCGCAAAAATCTTAAGACCCCAAGAATGCCCATTGTTACTGACTTCACTCGATCATAAACTTGACCTTATCAAAGACTTGGAGGTCGATTATTTTTTGATGATTGATTTTACGGCGCAATTTGCACGGACCCCACCAGAGGAGTTTATCCGTACATTATTCCATTCCTGTCAAAAACTGCATTCAATCAGCATGGGACACCAATGGGCATTTGGCCATCAGAGGAAAGGAAATATTGAATTGATTCGCAGGTTAGGGGTCGAACTCGGATTTGATGTTAATGAGGTTCCATCTGTTAATGTTCAAAACGAGGTGGTCAGCAGTACTGCCATTAGAAAATATTTGAAGGAGGGTGACCTATTTACGGTGAGTCGTTATCTCGGGCGGCCTTATTCCATTTTAGGGGAAGTAATCGAAGGTGAGAAACTAGGAAGGAAACTGGGGTTTCCCACAGCAAACTTACATATTTCAGTAGAATTACTCCCTCCGAACGGTGTTTATGTTTGTTGGGCCAGAGTATCGGATAAGATTTTGCCGGCTGTAATGAATATAGGGATGAGGCCTACTGTAAGTGAGGGGACCTTAGTACCATTAGTGGAAGTCCATATCCTCGATTTTTCCGAAAATATATACGGGACTAAAATTGAAGTTATATTTAAAAAGTTTTTAAGGTTTGAGAAAAAATTCAATTCCATGGATGAATTAAAAAAACAAATTGTTTGTGACGTTAATGAGGCGCGAAATTTCTTACGGTTGGAAACAACATAG
- a CDS encoding MotA/TolQ/ExbB proton channel family protein produces MDSSIIFWATSNQGGITYAVEHSNLAGKVILFILLIASIYSWSIMLTKFVSLKMAKKQSKDFLNVFRADRKPLRMYEARVNYKECPLYEIYQAACKELSYLLLGSDERDETYKARISTAGKIRPIEMESIRAAMDRAVGEEGLRLESQMIVLASAVSGGPFLGLLGTVWGVMDTFTGIALAGRADLLAMAPGVSGALITTALSLTVAIPAMFGYNYLITSVRSLTVEMENFSAELAAQIERHYVNHDRNF; encoded by the coding sequence ATGGATTCGAGTATAATTTTCTGGGCTACCTCCAACCAAGGAGGCATTACTTATGCAGTAGAGCATTCAAATCTTGCCGGTAAAGTCATTTTATTTATCCTGCTTATAGCTTCTATTTATAGTTGGTCGATCATGCTGACAAAGTTTGTTTCTTTGAAAATGGCTAAAAAACAGTCGAAAGATTTTCTCAACGTGTTTCGTGCAGATCGGAAACCATTGCGTATGTATGAGGCAAGGGTGAATTATAAAGAATGTCCTCTCTATGAAATTTACCAAGCTGCGTGCAAGGAGCTTTCTTATTTACTTTTGGGTTCAGATGAACGCGATGAGACTTATAAGGCAAGGATATCAACTGCCGGCAAAATCCGACCCATCGAGATGGAATCTATCCGGGCAGCCATGGATAGGGCTGTCGGTGAAGAAGGTCTGAGGTTGGAGTCACAAATGATTGTATTAGCTTCCGCAGTCAGTGGAGGCCCGTTTCTTGGTTTGTTAGGCACTGTATGGGGGGTTATGGATACATTTACAGGAATTGCCTTGGCCGGTCGTGCTGATCTGCTCGCGATGGCACCGGGTGTTTCAGGAGCACTGATAACAACTGCATTGTCCCTGACTGTCGCTATTCCTGCTATGTTTGGATATAATTACTTGATCACCAGCGTGAGATCTTTGACAGTGGAAATGGAGAATTTTTCTGCAGAATTGGCCGCGCAAATTGAGCGCCACTACGTCAATCACGATCGGAACTTTTGA
- a CDS encoding PAS domain S-box protein, with the protein MIHQYFSQWINSLYDGTIILNADFDIVKWNKKAELILRSSGKIRQGNPLISFIPAQTVSQLQELSQNQDVAATVFNLPAGPWGQANVRLGITLAKLKTSAKPVFLLLVHDLQTSDETLSEIQKAQQYSQSIIDCSSEMIISADLDRCITEFNHAAEKGFGFSKEEVMGKPVSILYDDIEQSEEVNVTLNDRGIVTREIRNRKKSGEIFYSILSASILRDSQGKPTGYMGLSRDISRERESEMILKENEERFRSLCTSSPVGIIQTDSQGNCIYCNDQWLGLSGLSQDQSHLLGWMYAFVPEDRESLKNFFLSNTSNIHLKQWELRLKNAQNKQKWAQFRTSIIQLPNGKKVGYVHTVEDITERKWAEAELTKDRRFLRQIVSDAPMAMAMFDQNLTFISTSQKWLDDHPSHIPNLNGVSFQSAYTEFSERFRTILLLGLQGETLSNPEELFINKNGSKKYLRWAITPISYKGSGIDGVILVTSDVTDIIHARETAIEAAKIKSQFLANMSHEIRTPMNGVIGVTDLLLGTPVTVEQKSLINIIRSSAETLLRIIDDILDVSKIEANKIEIENHPFNLIQSIKETFFLLETKSQSKNIDFTYSITPDCPQFIVGDMHRLKQILMNLLGNALKFTESGSVKLFLSSIQKSGEIHQFHFTISDTGPGIPKEKMNRLFQPFSQIDSSITRQFGGTGLGLVISKRFIELMGGSITVMNKNEGGVEFIFDIPFEVLSNHGLNTHLQKCESSEIDRNFSFKYPLDILVVEDNEVNQKIISLYLTEMGYKPDLVSSGVECLEVVRKKKYGLILMDIQMPGQDGIQTMKMIFDNNLLINCKIVALTANARSEDKEQCLKEGFSDYLTKPLRAATLQTMIEKHFSHLKKTEKQVIDLDNSFWQEILNMQKQGQKGLVGETIDLFLQHADEQINQLFLAIERNDQSLILTHAHALRGGAINFGASEFSLLCEQLEYSDGKTNIHDQQEIYQKLKSEHELLTAELAKIKNSFP; encoded by the coding sequence TTGATCCACCAATACTTTAGCCAGTGGATTAATTCCCTCTATGACGGGACAATTATCCTGAATGCAGATTTTGATATAGTTAAATGGAATAAAAAGGCCGAACTCATCCTTAGATCATCAGGAAAAATCAGGCAGGGCAATCCACTCATCTCTTTTATCCCCGCTCAAACGGTCTCACAACTTCAGGAGTTAAGCCAAAATCAAGATGTTGCGGCTACCGTTTTTAATCTTCCAGCAGGTCCTTGGGGGCAAGCAAATGTCCGACTCGGTATTACACTCGCAAAGCTTAAAACATCCGCAAAGCCGGTTTTCCTCCTTCTTGTACATGATTTACAAACAAGTGATGAAACACTCTCCGAAATCCAAAAAGCCCAACAGTATTCACAAAGCATCATCGATTGTTCATCGGAAATGATTATCTCGGCTGATTTAGACCGTTGTATTACTGAGTTCAACCACGCTGCTGAAAAAGGGTTTGGTTTTTCAAAAGAAGAGGTTATGGGGAAGCCTGTAAGTATACTCTATGATGATATAGAACAGTCCGAAGAGGTGAATGTAACCCTTAATGACCGCGGAATTGTGACTCGGGAAATAAGGAATAGAAAAAAAAGCGGGGAAATTTTTTACTCCATACTCTCAGCCTCTATTCTCCGTGACTCCCAAGGCAAACCGACCGGATACATGGGGTTATCCCGCGACATCAGCAGGGAAAGGGAATCAGAGATGATTCTTAAGGAAAATGAAGAACGTTTCCGCTCATTATGTACATCATCACCCGTGGGAATCATCCAGACTGATAGTCAGGGAAATTGCATATATTGTAATGACCAGTGGCTCGGATTGTCAGGTCTCTCTCAGGATCAATCTCACCTGCTCGGGTGGATGTATGCCTTTGTCCCAGAAGATCGAGAGAGTCTAAAAAACTTTTTTCTTAGCAACACCAGTAATATTCATCTCAAACAATGGGAGCTCAGACTTAAAAATGCACAAAATAAACAAAAATGGGCGCAATTTAGAACATCGATTATTCAGCTGCCCAATGGTAAAAAGGTAGGGTATGTACATACGGTTGAAGATATAACTGAAAGGAAATGGGCCGAAGCAGAACTAACCAAAGACCGACGCTTTCTCAGGCAAATTGTCTCCGATGCGCCTATGGCTATGGCTATGTTCGATCAAAATCTTACCTTTATCTCGACTAGCCAGAAATGGTTGGATGACCACCCCTCTCACATCCCAAATCTCAATGGGGTATCTTTCCAAAGTGCCTATACGGAATTTTCAGAACGTTTCCGCACGATTCTACTACTCGGATTACAAGGGGAAACTCTTTCCAATCCTGAAGAATTATTTATCAATAAGAATGGCTCAAAAAAGTATCTCCGCTGGGCCATTACACCGATCAGCTATAAAGGTTCAGGAATCGATGGCGTTATTCTCGTCACAAGTGATGTGACAGACATTATCCATGCACGTGAAACAGCGATTGAAGCAGCAAAAATCAAGTCCCAATTCCTCGCAAATATGAGCCATGAAATCCGTACCCCCATGAATGGGGTCATTGGTGTCACTGACCTTTTACTTGGAACTCCCGTAACCGTGGAACAGAAATCATTAATTAATATTATTCGATCAAGTGCTGAAACACTCTTACGAATTATCGATGATATATTAGATGTATCAAAAATTGAAGCCAACAAGATCGAAATTGAAAACCATCCTTTTAACCTTATCCAGAGTATTAAAGAGACATTTTTTCTACTCGAAACAAAGTCCCAATCCAAAAATATCGATTTTACTTATTCCATCACCCCAGACTGCCCCCAGTTTATCGTCGGTGATATGCACCGACTTAAACAAATCCTCATGAATTTACTCGGGAACGCATTAAAATTCACTGAAAGTGGTTCTGTAAAACTTTTCTTATCGTCCATTCAAAAGAGTGGTGAAATCCATCAATTCCATTTCACTATTTCCGATACTGGGCCGGGAATCCCTAAGGAAAAAATGAATAGGCTATTCCAACCCTTCAGCCAAATTGATTCTTCAATTACCAGGCAATTTGGGGGAACCGGACTGGGTTTAGTCATCAGTAAACGTTTTATTGAATTGATGGGGGGAAGCATCACTGTCATGAATAAAAATGAAGGGGGTGTTGAATTTATCTTTGATATACCTTTTGAGGTACTCAGTAATCATGGTTTAAACACGCACCTCCAAAAGTGTGAATCATCTGAAATTGACCGTAATTTCTCATTCAAATATCCACTCGATATATTGGTCGTTGAAGACAATGAAGTTAATCAGAAAATCATCAGTCTTTACCTTACCGAGATGGGTTATAAACCCGATCTTGTTTCTTCAGGGGTTGAATGTCTGGAAGTTGTCAGGAAAAAGAAATATGGTTTGATCCTGATGGATATTCAAATGCCTGGTCAGGATGGCATACAAACCATGAAGATGATTTTTGATAATAACCTATTAATCAACTGTAAAATCGTTGCACTGACAGCTAATGCCCGGTCAGAAGACAAAGAGCAATGCCTGAAAGAAGGATTTTCTGATTATTTAACTAAGCCACTACGGGCCGCCACCCTCCAGACAATGATCGAAAAACATTTCTCTCATCTGAAAAAAACAGAAAAACAAGTGATAGATTTGGATAATAGTTTTTGGCAGGAAATTTTGAATATGCAGAAACAGGGACAAAAAGGGCTTGTAGGCGAAACAATCGATCTTTTTCTACAGCATGCCGACGAGCAAATAAATCAATTATTCCTGGCAATTGAGAGGAATGACCAATCCCTCATTTTAACCCACGCCCATGCCCTCCGCGGTGGAGCCATTAATTTCGGGGCTTCAGAATTTTCCCTGCTTTGTGAGCAACTTGAATATTCAGACGGCAAGACAAACATACATGACCAACAAGAAATTTATCAAAAACTTAAATCAGAACACGAACTGCTTACAGCCGAATTAGCGAAAATTAAGAATTCATTTCCCTAA
- a CDS encoding ABC transporter permease produces MKEKFQNPFKKLSPYSSVLGLLFVFLIFAIHPTSRDSFLTESNFKVILTQCVIVGIGSIGMTMIIVSGGIDLSVGSTIALTSVVAAAVLKSGANPLTAILAAVFMGILVGLINGGLIVGLRLTPFIVTLGMLGIARGLSKWVANNQTIYIPPTWINDIMQVFPKITSVSLLGKLRESIPSLGILYVAPGVYITIILGGLMLFIMARTVFGRHIYALGSNESCARICGINTSKVKIFIYAMAGAFFGLAGLMQMSRLQQGDPTTAAGLELDIIAAVIIGGASLSGGSGNIIGALVGALMMVILRNGTFQMALPSYIQEIMIGCVIVLAVAIDHFKKKNQSA; encoded by the coding sequence ATGAAAGAAAAATTCCAAAACCCATTTAAAAAACTCTCCCCTTACAGCTCCGTATTAGGGCTGCTTTTTGTATTCCTCATCTTTGCGATTCATCCTACATCAAGGGATTCCTTTCTTACTGAAAGTAATTTCAAGGTTATTTTGACCCAATGTGTCATCGTGGGGATTGGGTCAATCGGAATGACCATGATCATTGTCAGTGGGGGAATAGACTTAAGTGTGGGATCAACAATCGCCCTCACAAGTGTCGTGGCGGCTGCCGTCCTGAAATCAGGGGCTAATCCCCTGACAGCGATTCTAGCAGCAGTATTTATGGGTATACTTGTCGGTTTGATCAATGGTGGCTTGATTGTTGGTTTACGACTCACTCCCTTCATTGTGACATTAGGAATGCTCGGGATTGCCCGGGGATTATCAAAATGGGTGGCGAATAATCAGACGATCTATATTCCCCCGACTTGGATCAATGATATTATGCAGGTTTTCCCAAAAATAACTTCCGTTTCGTTATTAGGAAAGTTACGTGAATCTATTCCTTCACTCGGCATTCTTTATGTCGCCCCTGGTGTTTATATTACAATTATCCTTGGAGGATTAATGCTCTTTATTATGGCCAGAACGGTTTTTGGACGTCACATCTATGCTCTAGGATCGAATGAGTCTTGTGCCCGTATTTGTGGAATTAATACATCCAAGGTAAAAATATTTATTTATGCCATGGCTGGGGCATTCTTTGGTTTGGCCGGGTTAATGCAAATGTCACGGTTGCAACAGGGGGATCCCACCACAGCCGCTGGACTAGAGCTTGATATTATCGCTGCTGTCATTATCGGCGGGGCAAGTCTATCAGGGGGATCCGGGAATATCATTGGCGCACTCGTGGGGGCACTCATGATGGTCATCCTACGTAATGGTACATTTCAAATGGCTCTCCCGAGTTATATCCAGGAGATCATGATCGGATGTGTGATCGTTTTAGCAGTGGCCATTGACCATTTCAAAAAAAAGAATCAAAGTGCCTAG